From the genome of Sulfitobacter sp. DSM 110093, one region includes:
- the dnaN gene encoding DNA polymerase III subunit beta yields MKFSIERAALLKAVSQAQSVVERRNTIPILANVLIEAEGSDVSFRATDLDIEVVDKVAAQVERAGATTVSATLLHEIVRKLPDGALISLTADTAAGRLTVEAGRSNFSLATLPREDFPVMASSEYASNFTAPAPVLRRLFDKSKFAISTEETRYYLNGVYLHIADAEGGKALRCVATDGHRLARIDATMPEGAAEMPGVIVPRKTVGELRKLLDDDEMEIAVSVSETKIRFATPAITLTSKVIDGTFPDYTRVIPQGNTRKMEVDAADFARAVDRVATVSSERSRAVKLQLDEDRLVLSVNAPDSGAAEEELAVAYADERLEIGFNAKYLLEIASQVDRENAVFLFNSSGDPTLMREGNDTSAVYVVMPMRV; encoded by the coding sequence ATGAAATTCAGCATCGAACGCGCGGCACTGCTTAAGGCCGTTTCGCAAGCCCAATCCGTCGTTGAGCGGCGCAACACCATTCCGATCCTCGCCAACGTGCTGATCGAAGCCGAGGGCAGCGATGTCTCCTTCCGCGCCACCGATCTGGATATCGAAGTGGTCGATAAGGTCGCCGCCCAAGTTGAGCGCGCTGGCGCCACCACCGTTTCAGCCACCCTGCTGCATGAAATCGTGCGCAAACTGCCCGACGGTGCGTTGATCAGCCTCACCGCCGATACCGCCGCTGGCCGCCTGACTGTCGAAGCGGGCCGGTCCAACTTCTCGCTGGCGACACTGCCGCGCGAGGATTTCCCGGTTATGGCATCGTCGGAATACGCCTCGAACTTTACAGCCCCTGCCCCGGTGCTGCGCCGCCTGTTCGACAAATCCAAATTCGCCATCTCTACCGAAGAGACGCGCTATTACTTGAACGGGGTCTACCTGCACATCGCGGATGCCGAAGGCGGCAAAGCGCTGCGCTGCGTGGCGACCGATGGCCACCGCCTCGCCCGGATCGACGCCACCATGCCCGAGGGCGCGGCCGAGATGCCCGGCGTGATCGTACCGCGCAAAACCGTGGGCGAATTGCGCAAGCTACTGGATGATGACGAGATGGAAATCGCGGTTTCCGTGTCAGAGACAAAGATCCGTTTCGCCACCCCCGCCATCACCCTGACATCCAAGGTGATCGACGGCACTTTCCCCGACTACACCCGTGTGATTCCTCAAGGGAACACCCGCAAGATGGAAGTCGACGCCGCCGATTTCGCCCGCGCGGTGGACCGTGTGGCAACCGTGAGTTCCGAGCGTTCGCGCGCCGTGAAACTGCAACTGGACGAAGACCGTCTGGTGCTTTCCGTCAACGCACCTGACAGCGGTGCTGCCGAAGAAGAGCTTGCCGTGGCCTATGCCGATGAGCGGTTAGAGATTGGCTTTAACGCGAAATACCTGCTGGAAATCGCCAGCCAAGTGGACCGCGAGAACGCTGTGTTCCTGTTCAACTCTTCCGGCGATCCGACCCTGATGCGCGAAGGCAATGATACGTCTGCAGTCTATGTCGTCATGCCGATGCGCGTGTGA
- the recF gene encoding DNA replication/repair protein RecF, protein MAQLYLSNLGLSHFRSHRRAVIDVDARPVALYGPNGAGKTNIIEAISLLSPGRGLRRTSAQDMARRPEALGWKVTGLLHGPSVMHEVDIWSEAGAARQTKIDGKAAAQTALGRIARVLWLIPAMDRLWIEGAEGRRRFLDRVTLSMLPDHAELSLSYEKAMRERNRLLKDMVREPAWYAALESRMAETGAQIHANRLHALAALEAAQEEAQTAFPIATLALQCDMPSEADALRRALSDNRMRDLSAGRTLIGPHRADLEGTYAAKGVAARDCSTGEQKALLVSLILANARAIAADFGAPPLLLLDEVAAHLDATRRAALYDEICALGAQAWMTGTGPELFENLGDRAQYVEVTEEDGLSRVEASL, encoded by the coding sequence ATGGCGCAGCTGTATCTTTCCAACCTCGGCCTCTCGCATTTCCGCTCGCACCGCCGGGCGGTGATCGACGTAGATGCGCGCCCCGTCGCGCTCTATGGCCCCAATGGCGCGGGCAAGACCAATATCATCGAGGCGATCTCGCTGCTGTCGCCGGGCCGTGGGCTGCGCCGGACCAGCGCGCAGGATATGGCGCGTCGGCCCGAAGCGCTTGGATGGAAGGTGACCGGCTTGCTGCACGGCCCGTCGGTTATGCATGAGGTCGACATCTGGTCCGAAGCGGGCGCTGCGCGGCAAACCAAGATCGACGGCAAAGCTGCCGCGCAGACCGCGCTAGGCCGGATCGCCCGGGTGCTTTGGTTGATCCCCGCGATGGACCGGCTGTGGATCGAAGGTGCCGAAGGGCGGCGGCGGTTTCTGGATCGTGTCACCCTGTCGATGCTGCCCGATCATGCTGAATTGTCCCTAAGCTATGAAAAGGCCATGCGTGAGCGGAATCGCTTGCTAAAAGATATGGTGCGCGAGCCTGCGTGGTATGCCGCGCTTGAAAGCCGCATGGCCGAAACGGGCGCGCAAATTCATGCCAATCGCCTCCACGCCCTCGCAGCGCTGGAAGCCGCTCAAGAAGAAGCGCAAACCGCCTTCCCTATCGCCACGCTGGCCTTACAATGCGACATGCCAAGTGAGGCCGACGCGCTGCGCCGTGCCCTGTCAGACAACCGAATGCGGGACCTTTCTGCTGGGCGTACACTGATTGGCCCGCACCGCGCCGATCTGGAAGGCACCTATGCCGCCAAGGGGGTCGCTGCGCGCGATTGCTCTACCGGAGAGCAAAAGGCGCTTCTCGTCTCGCTGATCCTCGCCAATGCCCGCGCCATCGCCGCCGATTTCGGTGCCCCGCCGCTGCTGCTGCTGGATGAGGTGGCGGCACATCTTGATGCCACCCGTCGGGCAGCGCTTTACGATGAAATCTGCGCGCTTGGCGCCCAAGCTTGGATGACCGGCACCGGGCCTGAACTGTTTGAGAACCTCGGCGACCGCGCGCAGTATGTCGAAGTGACCGAAGAGGACGGCCTCTCTCGGGTGGAAGCCAGCCTATGA
- a CDS encoding LysE family translocator, whose amino-acid sequence MTISPADLLLYCGALLILFLTPGPVWLAMMARALSGGFQAAWPLAFGVAIGDMLWPLVAVLGITWILSVFDTVMEVLRWIASGVFILMGVALIRQAGEKISSDSRLTRPGMWSGFVAGIVAILGNPKAVLFYIGVLPGFFDLRAVTGPDIGLILAASVIVPLIGNLAIALLVGRLRGFLTTPRTLRRINLVSGGMLVFVGLVIPFA is encoded by the coding sequence ATGACCATTTCCCCTGCCGATCTGCTGCTCTATTGCGGCGCGTTGCTGATCCTCTTCCTTACTCCCGGCCCGGTCTGGCTGGCGATGATGGCGCGGGCGCTTTCAGGCGGGTTTCAGGCCGCATGGCCGCTGGCATTTGGCGTCGCGATTGGCGACATGCTCTGGCCGCTGGTGGCGGTGCTCGGGATCACATGGATCCTCTCGGTTTTTGACACGGTGATGGAGGTGCTGCGCTGGATCGCCAGTGGGGTGTTTATCCTGATGGGCGTGGCCCTGATCCGGCAGGCGGGCGAGAAGATCAGCAGCGACAGCCGCCTGACCCGCCCCGGCATGTGGTCCGGTTTCGTCGCGGGCATTGTCGCGATCCTTGGCAATCCGAAAGCGGTGCTGTTCTACATCGGCGTGCTGCCGGGGTTCTTTGACCTGCGCGCTGTCACCGGGCCTGACATTGGCCTAATCCTCGCCGCGTCGGTCATTGTACCGCTAATCGGCAACCTTGCGATCGCGCTTTTGGTCGGCCGTTTGCGCGGCTTTTTGACCACGCCGCGCACGCTGCGGCGGATCAATCTAGTCTCGGGTGGCATGCTGGTTTTCGTGGGCCTTGTGATCCCCTTCGCCTGA
- the gyrB gene encoding DNA topoisomerase (ATP-hydrolyzing) subunit B — protein sequence MSDTAQTPQEYGADSIKVLKGLEAVRKRPGMYIGDTDDGSGLHHMVYEVVDNGIDEALAGHADAVTVTIHADSSVSVSDNGRGIPVGIHEEEGVSAAEVIMTQLHAGGKFDSNSYKVSGGLHGVGVSVVNALSDWLELRIWREGKEHIARFEGGFTTKHLEVLGDTDRTGTEVRFMASTDTFSNLEYSFETLEKRLRELAFLNSGVRIILTDERPVEPLRAELYYDGGVKEFVKYLDRHKTSVMPEPIFITGERDDIGIEVAMWWNDSYHENVLPFTNNIPQRDGGTHMAGFRGALTRTINGYAQSSGIAKREKINFTGDDAREGLTCVLSVKVPDPKFSSQTKDKLVSSEVRPAVESLVSEKLAEWFEENPNEAKQIVGKIVEAAQAREAARKARELTRRKSAMDVNFLAGKLKDCSEKDPSKTEVFLVEGDSAGGSAQTGRDRQTQAILPLKGKILNVERARFDRMLGSQEIGNLVMALGTGIGRDEFNLSKLRYHKIVIMTDADVDGAHIRTLLLTFFYRQMPELIENGHLYIAQPPLYKVSRGKSEVYLKDQAAMDDYLIQQGVDGAMLRQGNGEEISGQDLTRVVDMARQLRRVLEAFPTHYPRHIVEQAAIAGAFVDGAVDSDLQGVADKVADRLNLIALEYERGWQGRITQDHGIRLARILRGVEEVRTLDGRMMRSGEAKKSGSFTKHLQEVYDQPAKLIRKDRSQMIYGPMDLLDAILAEGEKGLSLQRYKGLGEMNPDQLWETTLDPDARTLLQVRVEDMAEADDLFTKLMGDVVEPRREFIQQNALSVENLDF from the coding sequence ATGTCCGATACCGCGCAGACACCACAGGAATACGGCGCCGATTCCATCAAGGTTCTCAAAGGGTTGGAGGCCGTTCGCAAACGCCCCGGCATGTATATCGGTGACACCGATGATGGCTCTGGCTTGCACCACATGGTCTATGAGGTCGTGGACAACGGGATTGACGAAGCACTGGCCGGTCACGCCGACGCGGTGACAGTCACAATCCACGCGGATTCCAGCGTTTCGGTCAGCGACAACGGGCGCGGCATTCCGGTTGGCATACACGAGGAAGAAGGCGTTTCGGCGGCGGAGGTCATCATGACCCAACTGCACGCGGGCGGCAAATTCGACAGCAACTCCTACAAGGTCTCCGGTGGTCTGCACGGCGTCGGCGTTTCTGTTGTGAACGCCCTGTCTGACTGGCTGGAACTGCGCATCTGGCGCGAGGGCAAAGAGCATATCGCCCGTTTTGAAGGCGGCTTTACCACCAAACACCTCGAAGTATTGGGCGACACCGACCGTACCGGTACCGAAGTCCGTTTTATGGCCTCGACCGACACGTTCTCGAACCTTGAATACAGCTTTGAGACATTGGAAAAGCGCCTGCGTGAACTGGCTTTCCTGAACTCTGGCGTGCGCATCATCCTGACCGACGAACGCCCCGTAGAGCCGCTGCGCGCTGAGCTTTACTATGATGGTGGCGTTAAGGAGTTCGTCAAATACCTCGACCGGCACAAGACATCCGTGATGCCCGAGCCGATCTTTATCACCGGGGAGCGGGACGACATCGGCATCGAAGTCGCGATGTGGTGGAACGACAGCTACCATGAGAACGTCCTGCCCTTCACCAACAACATCCCACAGCGCGATGGGGGCACCCATATGGCGGGCTTCCGTGGCGCGCTGACCCGGACAATCAACGGCTATGCGCAGTCCAGTGGCATCGCAAAACGCGAAAAAATCAACTTTACTGGCGACGATGCCCGCGAAGGTCTGACCTGCGTGCTGTCTGTCAAAGTGCCGGATCCAAAGTTCTCCTCTCAGACCAAGGACAAGCTGGTCTCCTCCGAAGTGCGCCCAGCGGTCGAAAGTCTGGTGAGCGAAAAACTGGCCGAGTGGTTTGAAGAAAACCCCAATGAAGCCAAGCAGATCGTCGGCAAGATCGTCGAAGCCGCACAGGCCCGCGAAGCCGCCCGCAAAGCACGGGAATTGACCCGCCGCAAATCTGCGATGGATGTGAATTTCCTTGCAGGTAAGCTCAAGGATTGCTCGGAAAAAGACCCGTCGAAGACCGAAGTCTTCCTCGTCGAGGGTGACAGCGCCGGCGGCTCCGCCCAGACCGGCCGCGACCGTCAAACTCAAGCGATCCTGCCGTTGAAGGGTAAGATTCTAAACGTCGAACGTGCGCGGTTTGACCGTATGCTGGGCAGCCAAGAGATCGGCAACCTCGTTATGGCACTTGGCACCGGGATTGGCCGGGATGAGTTCAACCTCTCCAAGCTGCGCTACCACAAGATCGTCATCATGACCGACGCCGACGTCGACGGCGCACACATCCGGACGCTCTTGCTGACCTTCTTCTACCGCCAGATGCCTGAGCTGATCGAAAACGGTCACCTCTACATCGCGCAGCCACCGCTCTACAAAGTGTCGCGTGGCAAGTCCGAGGTGTACCTCAAAGACCAAGCCGCGATGGATGATTACCTGATCCAGCAGGGCGTCGACGGCGCGATGCTGCGTCAGGGAAATGGCGAGGAAATCTCGGGCCAGGACCTGACCCGCGTGGTCGATATGGCGCGCCAGCTTCGCCGCGTGTTGGAAGCCTTCCCAACCCATTACCCACGCCATATCGTTGAGCAAGCCGCCATCGCAGGTGCCTTTGTCGATGGTGCGGTGGACAGTGACCTGCAAGGCGTCGCCGACAAGGTCGCCGACCGCCTGAACCTGATCGCGCTGGAATATGAGCGTGGCTGGCAGGGCCGCATCACCCAAGACCACGGCATCCGCCTCGCCCGCATCCTGCGCGGCGTCGAAGAGGTGCGCACGCTGGACGGCCGCATGATGCGTTCCGGCGAGGCCAAGAAATCCGGCAGCTTCACCAAGCACTTGCAAGAGGTCTACGACCAGCCCGCCAAACTGATCCGCAAGGACCGCAGCCAGATGATCTATGGCCCCATGGACCTGCTAGATGCGATCCTTGCGGAGGGTGAGAAGGGCCTGTCGTTGCAGCGCTACAAAGGTCTGGGCGAGATGAACCCCGATCAGCTGTGGGAGACCACGCTAGACCCTGACGCGCGTACGCTGCTTCAGGTCCGGGTGGAGGACATGGCCGAAGCGGATGATCTCTTTACCAAGCTGATGGGCGACGTGGTCGAACCACGGCGCGAATTCATTCAGCAGAACGCGCTGAGCGTGGAGAACTTGGATTTTTAG
- a CDS encoding NADP-dependent isocitrate dehydrogenase, whose amino-acid sequence MSDIIYTKVDEAPELASASLLPIIQKFAKAAGVSVGTKDISLAGRILATFPEALNEDQRQSDDLAELGRLVKTPEANVIKLPNISASVPQLVGAIKELQSQGFALPDYPDSPSTDEEKAVRAKYDTIKGSAVNPVLREGNSDRRAAKAVKSFAQSNPHRMGDWASDSKTHVSSMSGNDFFSNEVSATLDKASGAKIVLETADGEKVLKDGLDYPAGTVVDATFMSAAALKEFLATQIEKTKEDGILFSLHLKATMMKVSDPILFGHAVEAYLKPVFKKHGEKLKELGVNPNSGLGDLLERVKGESEIMADINACMEDRPPMYMVDSDKGVTNLHVSSDVIIDASMPALIRAGGKGWGPDGKEHDANCVIPDNSYAPVYDEAINFFKENGKLNPATAGTVQNIGLMAQKAEEYGSHPTTFELAEAGTVKMILDDGTVLHQHKVDAGDIWRSSSARKAPIEDWVNLAISRQKAEGCRAIFWLDESRAHDAELISYVKPILEAQGVADKFEIMAPREATRASLETITKGENTIAITGNVLRDYLTDLFPILELATSAKMLSIVKLMNGGGLFETGAGGSAPKHVQQLVEQNHLRWDSLGEFCALGESLMFLADAKGNEKARILGEAVEVATQGILDNSRSPSRKVGEPDNRDSHYWFARYWAEAVAAQGKDTELAAHFAPIAEALATDEAAILAELAAVQGPAADLGGYYRTDAAKTDSVMRPSKTLNSIIG is encoded by the coding sequence ATGTCCGACATCATTTACACTAAAGTTGACGAAGCGCCGGAACTGGCCTCGGCGTCCCTGTTGCCGATCATCCAAAAATTCGCCAAAGCCGCTGGTGTGAGCGTCGGCACGAAAGACATCAGCCTTGCTGGGCGTATTCTGGCGACCTTCCCTGAGGCCTTGAACGAAGACCAGCGTCAGTCCGACGATCTGGCCGAGCTGGGCCGTTTGGTAAAAACACCCGAGGCGAATGTAATCAAGCTGCCGAACATCTCTGCCTCTGTGCCGCAATTGGTCGGCGCCATCAAAGAATTGCAGTCCCAAGGCTTTGCCTTGCCTGATTACCCAGATTCCCCCAGCACCGACGAAGAGAAAGCCGTTCGTGCCAAGTATGACACGATCAAAGGCTCGGCTGTGAACCCGGTTCTGCGCGAAGGCAACTCTGACCGCCGCGCCGCCAAAGCCGTGAAAAGCTTTGCGCAGTCAAACCCGCACCGGATGGGTGATTGGGCATCCGACAGCAAGACGCATGTGTCGTCGATGTCTGGCAATGACTTCTTCTCGAACGAAGTGTCGGCCACGCTCGACAAAGCCTCCGGCGCGAAAATCGTGCTAGAGACCGCGGATGGTGAGAAGGTGTTGAAAGACGGCCTTGATTACCCCGCAGGCACCGTCGTGGACGCGACATTCATGAGCGCTGCGGCCCTCAAAGAATTCCTCGCCACTCAGATCGAAAAGACCAAAGAAGACGGCATCCTTTTCTCGCTGCACCTCAAGGCGACGATGATGAAGGTCTCTGACCCGATCCTGTTCGGTCACGCGGTCGAGGCCTATCTGAAGCCCGTATTTAAAAAACACGGTGAGAAGCTGAAGGAACTGGGCGTGAACCCCAACTCCGGCCTTGGCGACCTGCTGGAGCGCGTGAAGGGCGAGAGCGAGATCATGGCCGACATCAACGCCTGCATGGAGGACCGTCCGCCGATGTATATGGTCGATTCCGACAAGGGCGTCACCAACCTGCATGTCTCCTCGGACGTAATCATCGACGCCTCCATGCCTGCGCTGATCCGCGCTGGCGGCAAGGGTTGGGGTCCGGACGGCAAGGAACACGACGCCAACTGCGTGATCCCCGATAATTCCTATGCACCGGTTTACGACGAGGCGATCAACTTCTTCAAAGAGAACGGCAAGCTGAACCCGGCGACCGCTGGCACCGTGCAGAACATCGGCCTGATGGCGCAAAAGGCCGAGGAATACGGCTCTCACCCGACCACCTTTGAATTGGCTGAGGCGGGTACTGTGAAGATGATTCTCGACGATGGCACTGTGCTGCACCAGCACAAGGTCGACGCCGGTGACATCTGGCGCTCTTCCTCCGCGCGCAAAGCGCCGATTGAAGATTGGGTTAACCTTGCCATCTCGCGCCAAAAGGCCGAAGGCTGCCGGGCGATCTTCTGGCTGGACGAAAGCCGCGCCCATGACGCCGAGCTGATCTCCTACGTGAAGCCGATCCTTGAGGCCCAAGGCGTGGCCGATAAGTTCGAGATCATGGCCCCCCGCGAAGCCACCCGTGCCTCGCTCGAGACCATCACCAAGGGGGAGAACACCATCGCCATCACCGGCAACGTGCTGCGCGATTATCTCACCGATCTCTTCCCGATCTTGGAACTGGCGACCTCCGCCAAGATGCTGTCGATCGTCAAGCTGATGAACGGCGGCGGTCTGTTTGAGACGGGCGCGGGTGGTTCGGCCCCGAAACACGTGCAGCAGCTTGTCGAGCAGAACCACCTGCGGTGGGACAGCCTTGGCGAATTCTGCGCACTTGGCGAGAGCCTGATGTTCTTGGCCGATGCCAAGGGCAACGAAAAGGCCCGCATCTTGGGTGAAGCCGTCGAAGTGGCAACGCAGGGCATCCTCGACAACAGCCGCTCCCCCTCACGCAAAGTGGGTGAGCCGGACAACCGCGACAGCCACTACTGGTTCGCGCGGTATTGGGCCGAAGCGGTTGCCGCACAAGGCAAGGATACAGAGCTTGCCGCCCACTTCGCGCCAATCGCAGAAGCACTGGCAACCGATGAAGCGGCTATTCTAGCCGAGCTTGCAGCGGTTCAGGGGCCAGCGGCTGATCTGGGCGGATACTACCGCACCGACGCGGCCAAGACCGACTCCGTGATGCGCCCATCCAAGACGCTAAACAGCATCATCGGCTAA
- a CDS encoding nodulation protein NodH, whose protein sequence is MSDKFDSFVVFAEMRTGSNFLEANLNAFAGIACHGEAFNPFFMGYPKSEPILSVDQASRDENPKKLLSAIRGQQDALGGFRYFHDHDPRVFDPIISDTRCAKIVLTRNPVDSYVSWKIAQATGQWKLTDMKAQKVAQAVFDVDEFSAHLDALQRFQITLLNRLQTSGQTAFYVAYEDLQSVEVMNGLARYLGVDEQLEALDKNLKKQNPSPISAKVSNYDEMLEELARLDRFDLTRTPNFEPRRGPNVPSYVAAATSGLIYLPIKSGPEDQVLNWLAALDGVPREALRDKMSQKELRQWKRKTPGHRGFTVLRHPALRAHDAFCRHILTTGEGSYRQLRNTLMRRYKMPLPKDGPDAGYDRDAHRTAFVAFLKFLKGNLAGQTSIRVDAAWCSQAQAIAGFGEFCLPDRIIREEDLAAELAALAATQGHATSPGVPAPVEPGPFMLADIYDNEIEALAADAYQKDYMTFGFARWR, encoded by the coding sequence ATGAGCGATAAATTCGACAGTTTCGTGGTCTTCGCCGAGATGCGGACCGGGTCTAACTTTCTCGAAGCGAACCTGAACGCTTTTGCGGGGATCGCCTGTCATGGAGAGGCGTTTAACCCTTTTTTCATGGGCTATCCCAAAAGCGAGCCAATCCTTAGCGTGGATCAGGCCTCGCGGGATGAAAACCCCAAAAAGCTGCTCTCCGCGATCCGGGGGCAGCAGGATGCATTGGGCGGTTTCCGTTATTTCCACGACCATGATCCACGTGTGTTTGACCCTATCATAAGCGACACCCGATGCGCCAAGATCGTGCTCACCCGCAATCCGGTCGACAGCTACGTCAGTTGGAAGATCGCGCAGGCGACGGGGCAGTGGAAACTGACCGATATGAAGGCGCAGAAGGTGGCACAGGCGGTTTTTGACGTTGATGAGTTCAGCGCGCATCTGGACGCCTTGCAGCGCTTTCAGATCACGCTGCTGAACCGTTTGCAGACCTCGGGCCAGACGGCGTTTTACGTGGCATACGAAGACCTGCAAAGCGTTGAGGTGATGAACGGTCTTGCGCGCTACCTCGGCGTGGATGAGCAGTTGGAGGCGCTGGACAAGAACCTCAAGAAACAGAACCCCAGCCCGATCTCGGCCAAGGTCAGCAACTATGACGAGATGCTGGAGGAACTGGCGCGGTTGGACCGTTTCGACCTGACCCGTACCCCCAATTTCGAGCCGCGGCGCGGGCCGAATGTGCCCTCCTATGTGGCCGCTGCGACCAGCGGGTTGATCTATCTGCCGATCAAGTCCGGGCCAGAGGATCAGGTGTTGAATTGGCTGGCCGCGCTGGATGGTGTGCCGCGCGAAGCGCTGCGCGATAAAATGTCGCAAAAAGAGCTGCGTCAGTGGAAACGCAAAACGCCGGGGCATCGCGGCTTTACCGTCCTGCGCCATCCGGCCTTGCGGGCACATGATGCCTTTTGCCGTCATATCCTAACCACAGGGGAGGGCAGCTATCGTCAGCTACGCAACACGCTGATGCGCCGCTACAAGATGCCGCTGCCGAAGGACGGCCCTGATGCGGGATATGACCGTGACGCGCATCGCACCGCCTTTGTGGCCTTTCTGAAGTTTCTCAAGGGCAATCTGGCCGGACAAACCTCAATCCGTGTGGATGCCGCGTGGTGCTCGCAGGCCCAAGCCATCGCGGGTTTCGGCGAGTTTTGTCTGCCGGATCGTATCATCCGCGAAGAGGATTTGGCCGCTGAATTGGCCGCACTGGCCGCGACCCAAGGCCATGCGACCAGCCCCGGCGTACCAGCGCCTGTCGAGCCGGGCCCTTTCATGCTTGCCGACATCTATGACAATGAGATCGAAGCATTAGCGGCGGATGCTTATCAGAAAGATTATATGACCTTCGGCTTCGCGCGCTGGCGTTAA
- a CDS encoding beta-1,6-N-acetylglucosaminyltransferase has translation MSVGIIMLVHNAFDRAEQVARHWAAAGCPVVIHIDKAVPRRAHDAFVAALSDVKDLCFSPRKRCEWGTWGIVAASQGAAELMLSRFPRVRHVYLASGSCLPLRPVQELIDYLEDRPQTDFIESATTADVPWTVGGLDAERFTLRFPFSWRRNRYLFDRAVEVQRLLRLKRRMPRGIVPHMGSQWWCLTRRTLSAILQDPDRPTYDKFFRHVWIPDESYFQTLTRLYSSKIESRSLTLSKFDFQGKPHIFYDDHLQLLRRSDCFVARKIWPHADRLYDAFLTDPAGAMKKTEPNPGKIDRIFAKAVERRTRGRAGLYMQSRFPNEDWENGVTAAPYSVFQGFAEIFEDFEYWLGRATGVRVHGHLFALDRAHFADGQTALNGALSDNPVLRDHNSSAFLTNLIWNTRGERQCFQFGPLDNQDINWRVAKDPNAHISVITGAWAVPLFRSNLDFADIRRLAAKLQQAESAHMDILRSPHAKARVRIWTMAEFIEAPMEPLQGILDEIGRTRLRRLSEAPRMVDLNGFGQFLQNLKNQGMHPYLMGDFPVAQAVTGDAKPSPKPYLVK, from the coding sequence ATGAGCGTCGGGATCATCATGTTAGTGCACAACGCTTTTGACCGAGCCGAGCAGGTCGCGCGCCATTGGGCCGCTGCGGGCTGCCCGGTGGTGATCCACATCGACAAGGCTGTGCCCCGGCGCGCGCATGATGCTTTCGTGGCGGCGCTCTCTGACGTGAAGGACCTATGCTTCAGCCCCCGCAAACGCTGCGAGTGGGGCACTTGGGGGATCGTTGCTGCCTCGCAGGGGGCGGCGGAATTGATGCTCTCGCGCTTTCCCAGGGTGCGCCATGTCTATCTGGCCTCCGGGTCCTGTCTGCCGCTGCGCCCGGTGCAGGAATTGATCGACTATCTTGAGGACCGCCCGCAGACCGATTTCATCGAAAGCGCCACCACGGCGGATGTGCCCTGGACCGTGGGCGGGCTGGATGCGGAGCGGTTTACCCTACGCTTCCCCTTCTCTTGGCGGCGCAATCGCTATTTGTTTGACCGCGCGGTCGAGGTGCAGCGCCTGCTGCGGCTCAAACGCCGGATGCCGCGCGGGATCGTGCCGCATATGGGCTCGCAATGGTGGTGCCTGACCCGGCGCACCCTGTCGGCGATCCTGCAGGACCCTGACAGGCCGACCTACGACAAGTTCTTTCGCCACGTCTGGATCCCGGATGAGAGCTATTTCCAGACCCTAACGCGGCTCTATTCCAGCAAGATCGAAAGCCGGTCGCTGACCCTGTCGAAGTTCGATTTTCAGGGCAAGCCGCATATCTTTTACGACGATCACCTCCAGCTTTTGCGCCGCTCAGATTGTTTTGTCGCGCGCAAGATTTGGCCCCATGCGGACAGGCTCTATGATGCCTTCCTGACTGACCCCGCAGGGGCGATGAAAAAGACCGAGCCCAACCCCGGCAAGATCGACCGCATCTTTGCCAAGGCGGTAGAGCGGCGGACCCGTGGGCGGGCGGGGCTCTATATGCAAAGCCGTTTTCCTAATGAGGATTGGGAGAATGGTGTCACCGCCGCGCCCTATTCGGTGTTTCAGGGCTTTGCCGAGATTTTTGAGGATTTCGAATATTGGCTTGGCCGCGCAACAGGCGTGCGGGTGCATGGGCATCTCTTTGCGCTTGACCGGGCGCATTTTGCCGATGGGCAGACGGCACTGAACGGGGCGCTGTCGGATAATCCGGTCTTGCGGGACCATAATAGCAGTGCCTTTCTAACCAATCTGATTTGGAACACGCGCGGCGAGCGTCAGTGTTTTCAGTTCGGCCCATTGGACAACCAAGACATCAACTGGCGCGTGGCCAAAGACCCGAACGCGCATATTTCGGTCATAACCGGCGCTTGGGCGGTGCCGCTGTTTCGCTCAAACCTCGATTTTGCCGATATCCGCCGCCTTGCTGCAAAACTGCAACAGGCAGAGAGTGCGCATATGGATATTCTGCGGTCACCCCATGCCAAGGCGCGGGTGCGGATCTGGACCATGGCTGAATTTATCGAAGCACCGATGGAGCCTTTGCAGGGGATATTGGATGAGATTGGCCGCACCCGTCTGCGCCGCCTGTCAGAGGCGCCGCGCATGGTGGACCTGAATGGTTTCGGCCAGTTCCTGCAAAACCTCAAGAACCAAGGCATGCACCCCTATTTGATGGGTGATTTTCCGGTCGCCCAAGCTGTGACTGGTGATGCCAAACCTTCCCCGAAACCTTATCTGGTGAAATAA